A portion of the Oreochromis niloticus isolate F11D_XX linkage group LG10, O_niloticus_UMD_NMBU, whole genome shotgun sequence genome contains these proteins:
- the gdpd5a gene encoding glycerophosphodiester phosphodiesterase domain-containing protein 5 isoform X1: MVKHQPLQVYEKQVFVSFVTGIYGCRWKRYQRSQDESSRWECTWFVILCSSFLLLLFWAYFWLMARNDFNDFNWLVYNRSGEWRDETIPILASTTVGFSYITFLLILALFHISLGQQLNLYWVHKIGVLATLLTTISGVIFVDDLWGDEWDILLVSLQYTAPFLHLGALVTVTAISWLVAGYVVRRERSNIQVMVLFIYIVVLLGLCLAPLTFTCPCIMDRHSLKPRPSIIGRRGAPMLAPENTAVSFNRALQHGASSLEADVTISVDGVPFLMRDHTLRRTTDVTKVFPARQYEDASFFNWTEIRSLNAGQWFLESDPYWTVASLTVKERSRIGNQTVCSLVEMLRLAARANSSVLLNIHKPPPEHPRYRSWFMDTLRAVQKAGIPLKRVRTVTWTPDTDRGRVRGLHQTTSEKLSVEAIRQRGITSLTLHYSKASHKELQEYLANNVSVTVYPVNEPWLYSILWCSGVPSVSSDAPHVLRKVPYPIWLMSQSAYNFIWMTSDLVSLAIVIGVFFFQNYHMIRWRMSGMQNYNPEHIMLSAVARRSSRDVNIMKEKLIFSELNNGLSSTEELSLYPENGYVRYSHGGLSR; this comes from the exons ATGGTGAAACACCAACCCTTACAGGTCTATGAGAAGCAAGTCTTTGTCTCCTTTGTCACTGGGATCTATGGTTGCCGCTGGAAGCGATACCAGCGTTCCCAGGATGAAAGCTCCAGG TGGGAGTGTACGTGGTTCGTCATCTTGTGCAGTTCCTTTCTTCTGCTTCTCTTTTGGGCCTACTTCTGGTTGATGGCTCGAAATGATTTTAATGACTTCAATTG GCTGGTGTACAACCGTTCTGGAGAATGGAGAGATGAGACCATCCCCATCCTCGCTTCCACCACTGTGGGATTCAGCTACATCACATTCTTATTG ATCTTAGCACTTTTCCATATATCTTTGGGCCAGCAGCTGAATCTTTATTGGGTTCACAAG ATTGGAGTGCTGGCTACACTGCTCACCACTATCTCTGGTGTCATTTTTGTTGATGACTTATGGGGAGACGAGTGGGACATTCTGCTTGTGTCACTGCAG TACACAGCACCTTTCCTGCATCTTGGCGCCCTGGTAACAGTGACAGCTATCAGCTGGCTGGTAGCTGGATATGTTGTCCGCAGAGAGAGATCCA ATATCCAGGTGATGGTGTTGTTTATCTACATTGTAGTCCTCCTTGGTCTCTGTTTGGCACCGCTCACATTCACCTGCCCCTGCATCATGGACCGTCATAGCCTCAAACCGCGACCAAGCATCATTGGCCGAAGGGGAGCTCCTATG CTGGCTCCAGAGAACACCGCGGTGTCCTTTAACAGAGCCCTGCAGCATGGTGCCAGCTCCTTGGAGGCTGATGTCACCATAAG TGTCGATGGGGTGCCATTCCTCATGCGAGACCACACTCTGAGGCGGACCACAGATGTCACTAAGGTGTTTCCAGCCAGACAGTATGAAGATGCCTCCTTTTTCAACTGGACAGAGATACGCTCTCTCAATGCAGGCCAGTGGTTTTTGGAG AGTGACCCCTACTGGACAGTAGCATCACTGACAGTGAAGGAGCGGAGCAGAATAGGCAACCAGACGGTTTGCAGTCTGGTGGAAATGCTTCGTCTGGCAGCCAGGGCCAACAGCTCCGTGCTGCTCAACATTCACAAACCTCCACCAGAGCACCCACGCTACCGCAGCTGGTTCATGGACACACTGCGGGCTGTGCAGAAAGCAGGGATTCCCCTGAAGAGGGTGAGGACT GTGACGTGGACCCCCGACACAGACAGGGGGAGGGTGCGAGGGCTTCACCAGACCACAAGTGAGAAGCTGTCAGTGGAAGCGATAAGGCAGAGAGGAATTACAAGTCTGACCCTCCACTACAGCAAGGCTAGCCACAAAGAGCTACA GGAGTACCTGGCCAATAATGTGAGTGTGACTGTCTACCCGGTGAATGAGCCCTGGCTCTACTCCATTCTGTGGTGTAGTGGGGTGCCTTCTGTGTCTTCTGATGCCCCCCATGTCCTCCGAAAGGTGCCTTATCCCATCTGGCTCATG AGCCAGAGCGCTTACAACTTCATCTGGATGACTTCAGATCTAGTGTCCCTCGCCATAGTCATaggggttttcttttttcagaa CTATCATATGATCAG GTGGAGGATGAGCGGGATGCAAAACTATAACCCAGAACACATCATGTTGAGCGCTGTAGCGCGAAGGTCCAGTCGTGACGTCAACATCATGAAGGAGAAGCTCATATTCTCAG AGCTTAACAATGGGCTCAGCAGTACAGAGGAACTTTCTCTGTATCCCGAGAATGGTTACGTCAGATACTCTCATGGAGGCCTCAGTCGCTGA
- the gdpd5a gene encoding glycerophosphodiester phosphodiesterase domain-containing protein 5 isoform X2, with translation MVKHQPLQVYEKQVFVSFVTGIYGCRWKRYQRSQDESSRWECTWFVILCSSFLLLLFWAYFWLMARNDFNDFNWLVYNRSGEWRDETIPILASTTVGFSYITFLLILALFHISLGQQLNLYWVHKIGVLATLLTTISGVIFVDDLWGDEWDILLVSLQYTAPFLHLGALVTVTAISWLVAGYVVRRERSNIQVMVLFIYIVVLLGLCLAPLTFTCPCIMDRHSLKPRPSIIGRRGAPMLAPENTAVSFNRALQHGASSLEADVTISVDGVPFLMRDHTLRRTTDVTKVFPARQYEDASFFNWTEIRSLNAGQWFLESDPYWTVASLTVKERSRIGNQTVCSLVEMLRLAARANSSVLLNIHKPPPEHPRYRSWFMDTLRAVQKAGIPLKRVTWTPDTDRGRVRGLHQTTSEKLSVEAIRQRGITSLTLHYSKASHKELQEYLANNVSVTVYPVNEPWLYSILWCSGVPSVSSDAPHVLRKVPYPIWLMSQSAYNFIWMTSDLVSLAIVIGVFFFQNYHMIRWRMSGMQNYNPEHIMLSAVARRSSRDVNIMKEKLIFSELNNGLSSTEELSLYPENGYVRYSHGGLSR, from the exons ATGGTGAAACACCAACCCTTACAGGTCTATGAGAAGCAAGTCTTTGTCTCCTTTGTCACTGGGATCTATGGTTGCCGCTGGAAGCGATACCAGCGTTCCCAGGATGAAAGCTCCAGG TGGGAGTGTACGTGGTTCGTCATCTTGTGCAGTTCCTTTCTTCTGCTTCTCTTTTGGGCCTACTTCTGGTTGATGGCTCGAAATGATTTTAATGACTTCAATTG GCTGGTGTACAACCGTTCTGGAGAATGGAGAGATGAGACCATCCCCATCCTCGCTTCCACCACTGTGGGATTCAGCTACATCACATTCTTATTG ATCTTAGCACTTTTCCATATATCTTTGGGCCAGCAGCTGAATCTTTATTGGGTTCACAAG ATTGGAGTGCTGGCTACACTGCTCACCACTATCTCTGGTGTCATTTTTGTTGATGACTTATGGGGAGACGAGTGGGACATTCTGCTTGTGTCACTGCAG TACACAGCACCTTTCCTGCATCTTGGCGCCCTGGTAACAGTGACAGCTATCAGCTGGCTGGTAGCTGGATATGTTGTCCGCAGAGAGAGATCCA ATATCCAGGTGATGGTGTTGTTTATCTACATTGTAGTCCTCCTTGGTCTCTGTTTGGCACCGCTCACATTCACCTGCCCCTGCATCATGGACCGTCATAGCCTCAAACCGCGACCAAGCATCATTGGCCGAAGGGGAGCTCCTATG CTGGCTCCAGAGAACACCGCGGTGTCCTTTAACAGAGCCCTGCAGCATGGTGCCAGCTCCTTGGAGGCTGATGTCACCATAAG TGTCGATGGGGTGCCATTCCTCATGCGAGACCACACTCTGAGGCGGACCACAGATGTCACTAAGGTGTTTCCAGCCAGACAGTATGAAGATGCCTCCTTTTTCAACTGGACAGAGATACGCTCTCTCAATGCAGGCCAGTGGTTTTTGGAG AGTGACCCCTACTGGACAGTAGCATCACTGACAGTGAAGGAGCGGAGCAGAATAGGCAACCAGACGGTTTGCAGTCTGGTGGAAATGCTTCGTCTGGCAGCCAGGGCCAACAGCTCCGTGCTGCTCAACATTCACAAACCTCCACCAGAGCACCCACGCTACCGCAGCTGGTTCATGGACACACTGCGGGCTGTGCAGAAAGCAGGGATTCCCCTGAAGAGG GTGACGTGGACCCCCGACACAGACAGGGGGAGGGTGCGAGGGCTTCACCAGACCACAAGTGAGAAGCTGTCAGTGGAAGCGATAAGGCAGAGAGGAATTACAAGTCTGACCCTCCACTACAGCAAGGCTAGCCACAAAGAGCTACA GGAGTACCTGGCCAATAATGTGAGTGTGACTGTCTACCCGGTGAATGAGCCCTGGCTCTACTCCATTCTGTGGTGTAGTGGGGTGCCTTCTGTGTCTTCTGATGCCCCCCATGTCCTCCGAAAGGTGCCTTATCCCATCTGGCTCATG AGCCAGAGCGCTTACAACTTCATCTGGATGACTTCAGATCTAGTGTCCCTCGCCATAGTCATaggggttttcttttttcagaa CTATCATATGATCAG GTGGAGGATGAGCGGGATGCAAAACTATAACCCAGAACACATCATGTTGAGCGCTGTAGCGCGAAGGTCCAGTCGTGACGTCAACATCATGAAGGAGAAGCTCATATTCTCAG AGCTTAACAATGGGCTCAGCAGTACAGAGGAACTTTCTCTGTATCCCGAGAATGGTTACGTCAGATACTCTCATGGAGGCCTCAGTCGCTGA
- the gdpd5a gene encoding glycerophosphodiester phosphodiesterase domain-containing protein 5 isoform X3, which produces MVKHQPLQVYEKQVFVSFVTGIYGCRWKRYQRSQDESSRWECTWFVILCSSFLLLLFWAYFWLMARNDFNDFNWLVYNRSGEWRDETIPILASTTVGFSYITFLLILALFHISLGQQLNLYWVHKIGVLATLLTTISGVIFVDDLWGDEWDILLVSLQYTAPFLHLGALVTVTAISWLVAGYVVRRERSNIQVMVLFIYIVVLLGLCLAPLTFTCPCIMDRHSLKPRPSIIGRRGAPMLAPENTAVSFNRALQHGASSLEADVTISVDGVPFLMRDHTLRRTTDVTKVFPARQYEDASFFNWTEIRSLNAGQWFLESDPYWTVASLTVKERSRIGNQTVCSLVEMLRLAARANSSVLLNIHKPPPEHPRYRSWFMDTLRAVQKAGIPLKRVRTVTWTPDTDRGRVRGLHQTTSEKLSVEAIRQRGITSLTLHYSKASHKELQEYLANNVSVTVYPVNEPWLYSILWCSGVPSVSSDAPHVLRKVPYPIWLMSQSAYNFIWMTSDLVSLAIVIGVFFFQKWRMSGMQNYNPEHIMLSAVARRSSRDVNIMKEKLIFSELNNGLSSTEELSLYPENGYVRYSHGGLSR; this is translated from the exons ATGGTGAAACACCAACCCTTACAGGTCTATGAGAAGCAAGTCTTTGTCTCCTTTGTCACTGGGATCTATGGTTGCCGCTGGAAGCGATACCAGCGTTCCCAGGATGAAAGCTCCAGG TGGGAGTGTACGTGGTTCGTCATCTTGTGCAGTTCCTTTCTTCTGCTTCTCTTTTGGGCCTACTTCTGGTTGATGGCTCGAAATGATTTTAATGACTTCAATTG GCTGGTGTACAACCGTTCTGGAGAATGGAGAGATGAGACCATCCCCATCCTCGCTTCCACCACTGTGGGATTCAGCTACATCACATTCTTATTG ATCTTAGCACTTTTCCATATATCTTTGGGCCAGCAGCTGAATCTTTATTGGGTTCACAAG ATTGGAGTGCTGGCTACACTGCTCACCACTATCTCTGGTGTCATTTTTGTTGATGACTTATGGGGAGACGAGTGGGACATTCTGCTTGTGTCACTGCAG TACACAGCACCTTTCCTGCATCTTGGCGCCCTGGTAACAGTGACAGCTATCAGCTGGCTGGTAGCTGGATATGTTGTCCGCAGAGAGAGATCCA ATATCCAGGTGATGGTGTTGTTTATCTACATTGTAGTCCTCCTTGGTCTCTGTTTGGCACCGCTCACATTCACCTGCCCCTGCATCATGGACCGTCATAGCCTCAAACCGCGACCAAGCATCATTGGCCGAAGGGGAGCTCCTATG CTGGCTCCAGAGAACACCGCGGTGTCCTTTAACAGAGCCCTGCAGCATGGTGCCAGCTCCTTGGAGGCTGATGTCACCATAAG TGTCGATGGGGTGCCATTCCTCATGCGAGACCACACTCTGAGGCGGACCACAGATGTCACTAAGGTGTTTCCAGCCAGACAGTATGAAGATGCCTCCTTTTTCAACTGGACAGAGATACGCTCTCTCAATGCAGGCCAGTGGTTTTTGGAG AGTGACCCCTACTGGACAGTAGCATCACTGACAGTGAAGGAGCGGAGCAGAATAGGCAACCAGACGGTTTGCAGTCTGGTGGAAATGCTTCGTCTGGCAGCCAGGGCCAACAGCTCCGTGCTGCTCAACATTCACAAACCTCCACCAGAGCACCCACGCTACCGCAGCTGGTTCATGGACACACTGCGGGCTGTGCAGAAAGCAGGGATTCCCCTGAAGAGGGTGAGGACT GTGACGTGGACCCCCGACACAGACAGGGGGAGGGTGCGAGGGCTTCACCAGACCACAAGTGAGAAGCTGTCAGTGGAAGCGATAAGGCAGAGAGGAATTACAAGTCTGACCCTCCACTACAGCAAGGCTAGCCACAAAGAGCTACA GGAGTACCTGGCCAATAATGTGAGTGTGACTGTCTACCCGGTGAATGAGCCCTGGCTCTACTCCATTCTGTGGTGTAGTGGGGTGCCTTCTGTGTCTTCTGATGCCCCCCATGTCCTCCGAAAGGTGCCTTATCCCATCTGGCTCATG AGCCAGAGCGCTTACAACTTCATCTGGATGACTTCAGATCTAGTGTCCCTCGCCATAGTCATaggggttttcttttttcagaa GTGGAGGATGAGCGGGATGCAAAACTATAACCCAGAACACATCATGTTGAGCGCTGTAGCGCGAAGGTCCAGTCGTGACGTCAACATCATGAAGGAGAAGCTCATATTCTCAG AGCTTAACAATGGGCTCAGCAGTACAGAGGAACTTTCTCTGTATCCCGAGAATGGTTACGTCAGATACTCTCATGGAGGCCTCAGTCGCTGA
- the samsn1b gene encoding SAM domain-containing protein SAMSN-1b produces the protein MNLFCFTLEGSTESMYEPANNQKLKEVLPKYHCSPVLLRRNADWGGSDSSITSNRPLGKMKFKRESKRSCVPKSALDNEMLETDIHHTCWLSCGDKDLFHQMKVQEKEMCDSSNLTTEDKVKDVRSDRTQTTQESKTSADASESIKTTGRLRKLQNLVQARSGSGKGKSTSKSNDAEIVSNNSSVLTCIGWRRKTDRRLSKTAPLPQQLFQQHARNLHKDPEEDEAWSTRVGNYRWSPFDYPQTFFSQTCYQPRHGLCELPQTTEWDRFETLVHWTELDRKQSGLSPPQMIRSITDLHLYQNTLTRFERFEALRQHSPLMKPQDNESCMRTREQNGELTELRVRRTELEHLSQTDRKHIEASPEGTQTIVSNRDMQKGEAEKTDADHGRPITKAHHRSSISLESLYSLNSRQSSSSGVTSGSDYSSNRNSLKLEDDLLCTRQFCGRARVHTEYVPSPYDTESLKLKVGDVIDIITKPPMGIWTGMLNGRIGNFKFIYVDVLRKENLETQIHRVRHKSTVQEVLKRLSLEEYSTCLQLGGYQTVDDLMRLRENHLMELNVTDPEHRQRLLAAVNSLQQLRSDCQLENEADRKAESSSENKKADVSNCPRDSGCPMPSDSPDNITEEADLHFLSDHALPADLTAS, from the exons ATGAACCTGTTCTGCTTCACACTG GAGGGCTCCACAGAAAGCATGTACGAACCAGCAAACAACCAAAAGCTCAAGGAAGTCCTGCCCAAGTACCACTGCAGTCCTGTTCTTCTGAGGCGCAACGCTGACTGGGGCGGCTCAGATTCTTCAATCACTTCT AACCGACCCCTGGGTAAGATGAAGTTTAAAAGAGAGAGCAAAAG ATCATGCGTGCCAAAATCAGCCTTGGACAATGAAATGTTAG AAACAGACATTCATCATACCTGCTGGTTGTCATGTGGTGACAAGGACTTGTTTCATCAAATGAAAGTCCAAGAAAAag AGATGTGTGACAGCAGCAACCTGACAACAGAAGACAAAGTGAAGGATGTGAGGTCTGACAGGACACAGACTACTCAG GAGAGTAAGACATCAGCTGATGCATCGGAATCAATAAAAACTACAGGAAGACTAAGGAAATTACAGAATTTAGTGCAAGCAAGAAGTGGAAGTGGAAAGGGAAAGAGCACATCTAAGAGTAACG ATGCAGAAATTGTGAGCAACAACAGCTCAGTCCTAACCTGCATCGGCTGGAGGAGGAAGACCGACAGGAGGCTCTCCAAAACTGCTCCGCTGCCACAGCAGCTGTTCCAGCAACACGCCAGGAATCTGCATAAAGATCCAGAGGAGGATGAAGCTTGGAGCACAAGGGTTGGAAATTACCGGTGGAGCCCTTTTGACTATCCACAGACTTTCTTCTCTCAGACTTGCTACCAACCTCGACATGGACTTTGTGAGCTGCCACAGACCACAGAATGGGATCGTTTTGAGACCCTCGTACACTGGACAGAGCTGGACAGAAAACAGTCGGGTCTGTCTCCTCCCCAAATGATCCGCTCCATCACAGATTTGCATCTCTACCAAAACACT TTGACCAGATTTGAGAGATTTGAAGCCTTAAGACAGCACTCGCCTTTAATGAAACCACAGGATAATGAAAGTTGTATG CGAACGCGGGAGCAGAACGGTGAGCTGACCGAATTGAGAGTGCGGAGGACAGAGCTGGAACATCTATCTCAGACTGACAGGAAACACATCGAGGCCTCACCAGAGGGAACGCAAACTATCGTCTCT AACAGAGACATGCAGAAAGGCGAAGCAGAGAAGACGGATGCTGACCATGGGAGACCAATTACTAAAGCACACCACAGGTCCAGTATCTCTCTGGAAAGCCTCTACAGCCTCAACAGCAGACAAAGCTCCTCAA GTGGAGTCACCAGTGGGTCAGACTATTCCAGTAACAGAAACAGTCTGAAGCTGGAGGACGATCTTCTGTGCACAAGGCAGTTTTGTGGCAGAGCCAGAGTCCATACTGAGTATGTGCCAAGTCCATACGACACCGAGTCCCTCAAACTCAAG GTGGGAGATGTCATTGACATCATAACCAAGCCTCCCATGGGAATATGGACAGGCATGCTGAATGGCAGAATAGGAAATTTCAAGTTCATCTACGTGGACGTACTGAGGAAGGAGAACTTGGAAACACAAATCCACAGAGTGAGACACAAATCAACTGTCCAGGAAGTGCTGAAGCGTCTCAGTCTTGAG gaaTATTCCACATGTTTGCAGCTGGGTGGTTACCAAACAGTAGACGACTTGATGAGGCTGAGGGAGAATCATCTGATGGAGCTGAATGTGACTGATCCAGAGCACAGGCAGCGTCTGCTCGCCGCTGTCAACTCCCTGCAGCAACTGCGCT CTGATTGTCAGTTGGAGAATGAAGCTGATCGAAAGGCCGAGAGCTCCTCTGAGAACAAGAAGGCAGATGTGAGTAACTGCCCCAGAGACTCTGGCTGCCCCATGCCATCTGACAGCCCTGACAACATCACAGAGGAAGCAGACCTTCATTTTCTCTCTGACCACGCTTTGCCAGCCGACCTGACGGCTTCATAG